A region from the Rosa rugosa chromosome 6, drRosRugo1.1, whole genome shotgun sequence genome encodes:
- the LOC133714286 gene encoding uncharacterized protein LOC133714286 produces the protein MARFSFSSMLLLLLVSHPVFNFFNTNSSLQETHILTVDCAIAPPAMMGAQYLAQPIARHKTQTTHDYTLSIVRVYQGVGQPPMDPSQTKSASSAYAVSDLVKRCLISVLILILILIGLVQLICAIKGRNTTPPLATPIFQVMNMHQPDFELPSNVLVLQRAPLAAQHSHGNAFNLDAEVDVQVD, from the exons ATGGCTCGTTTCTCATTTTCATCAATGTTGCTTTTGCTGCTGGTTTCTCATCCTGTCTTCAACTTCTTCAACACAAACTCCAGCCTACAGGAAACTCATATA TTGACGGTGGACTGTGCTATTGCACCTCCTGCGATGATGGGGGCTCAATATCTTGCCCAACCAATCGCTCGTCATAAAACCCAGACAACTCATGATTATACTTTGTCAATTGTTCGAGTATATCAAGGTGTTGGTCAACCCCCAATGGATCCTTCTCAAACCAAGAGTGCTAGTAGTGCCTATGCAGTGTCAGATCTCGTAAAACGCTGTCTTATATCGGTGCTCATCCTCATTCTTATTCTAATAGGGTTGGTTCAGTTGATCTGTGCCATTAAGGGACGAAACACAACGCCTCCATTAGCAACGCCCATTTTCCAAGTCATGAACATGCATCAACCTGATTTTGAGCTACCAAGCAATGTCCTTGTCTTGCAGCGGGCTCCTTTGGCTGCTCAACATTCCCATGGCAATGCTTTCAACCTTGATGCCGAGGTTGATGTTCAAGTGGACTAA
- the LOC133713832 gene encoding uncharacterized protein LOC133713832 isoform X1 produces the protein MVSRNSSCCSSPLRIQILLVLSLLFSPAVLAKSRRPISDIETRQKKTQCYADIDSGLWGWQCKSTMIAKENCVLKCLSPTCYELVYESDPLEEGEKDLLRGQEFKYCMHKYSCWLAGYLWGRTLRVLRAPLIIKTEFTASLIRYMKL, from the exons atgGTGAGCCGAAATTCCTCATGTTGTTCTTCTCCACTCAGAATCCAAATCCTCTTAGTATTGTCGTTGCTATTCTCTCCCGCAGTTCTCGCCAAGTCCCGTCGCCCAATCAGT GACATTGAGACAAGGCAGAAGAAGACCCAATGCTATGCTGATATTGACAG TGGCTTGTGGGGATGGCAATGCAAGTCAACTATGATAGCAAAGGAGAATTGTGTTTTGAAATGCCTCTCTCCAACTTGTTATGAGCTCGTCTATGAGAGCGATCCG CTTGAAGAAGGAGAGAAAGATCTTCTTAGAGGACAAGAGTTCAAGTACTGTATGCATAA GTATTCATGTTGGCTTGCAGGTTATCTTTGGGGGAGAACCTTGAGGGTATTAAGGGCTCCTTTAATTATTAAAACTGAGTTCACAGCATCGCTTATAAGATATATGAAGCTTTGA
- the LOC133716395 gene encoding uncharacterized protein LOC133716395, translated as MGEVTKSDIEALTAAFTAAINTMNNRMDQQIGEIRGLLGERNNHNNNGQNRDREGGQRIRAPRREVVVHTSESESEEEVVQYEPQGQADQDYKVKAEIPFFSGNLGVEDYLDWQLQVDRFFEIMEVPEHKQVKHVAWRLKSTAAVWWDKLQNTQKKQRKQGVKTWRRMKQLMMERFLPDDYEQILYRLYIECVQGTRTVADYTAEFLRYSERNELGETEGQKVARYVSGLKPSIQDKIGLQTVHTMAEASYLALKAELLEKPSRASSFQRYNYQRSTDLANASTDKGKTTLQKTEGAFRTSNPPFKGAGSSSGAQNRAPNQRLNNPYARPTTEICYRCNKPGHRSNVCPERRTALIDDYDKEEGEVGRDGDYDGAEFAEEESPEKVNIVLQRVLLCPKEEGQRRNIFRSLCSINNKVCNLIVDNGSCENFVAKKLVEYLQLPTQPHEAPYSLGWVKKGPQVRVVESCKVPVSIGKHYKDEVMCDIIDMDACHILFGRPWQYDVDVTYKGRDNVMLFMWKDHKIAMAPVCQFEKSGGKKGESFLTLSSSEFEMEEAFKESEIFCPVVIKGLLAAENEEVVIPKEVQNMLGEFEELIADELPNELPPMRDIQHQIDLVPGASLPNLPHYRMSPKENEILREQIEDLLKKGFIRESMSPCAVPVLLVPKKGNQWRMCVDSRAINKITVKYRFPIPRLEDMLDELEGSKVFTKIDLRSGYHQIRIKPGDEWKTAFKSKDGLYEWMVMPFGLSNAPSTFMRLMNQVLRPFIGSFVVVYFDDILIYSRTKEEHLVHLKQVLGALQENKLYINLKKCTFCTNKLLFLGFVVGEEGIQVDEEKVQAIREWPAPKTASEVRSFHGLATFYRRFVKNFSTITAPITECLKKGKFQWEEEQEKSFALIKEKLCTAPVLALPNFDKVFEVECDASGVGVGAVLSQEKKPVAFFSEKLSEAHQKWSTYDQEFYAVFRALRQ; from the coding sequence ATGGGTGAAGTTACAAAATCAGATATCGAAGCTCTCACAGCAGCGTTTACCGCTGCCATCAACACCATGAACAATCGGATGGACCAACAGATTGGAGAAATTCGTGGGTTGTTGGGAGAGAGAAACAACCACAACAACAACGGTCAGAATAGAGACAGGGAAGGAGGCCAGCGAATTAGGGCTCCACGTAGAGAGGTTGTTGTTCATACTTCAGAATCTGAGTCTGAAGAAGAGGTTGTGCAATATGAACCACAAGGACAAGCTGACCAAgattacaaagtcaaggccgaaattcctttcttttcggGCAACTTGGGTGTAGAAGATTATCTAGATTGGCAGCTTCAGGTGGACAGGTTCTTTGAGATTATGGAAGTTCCTGAACACAAGCAGGTTAAGCATGTTGCATGGAGATTGAAGAGTACTGCTGCAGTTTGGTGGGATAAATTGCAGAACACTCAAAAGAAGCAGAGGAAGCAGGGTGTTAAGACATGGCGAAGAATGAAGCAGTTGATGATGGAGAGGTTCTTGCCGGACGATTATGAGCAGATTCTGTACAGGTTGTATATTGAATGTGTCCAGGGAACTAGGACAGTGGCTGATTACACCGCTGAGTTCTTACGCTACTCAGAGCGTAATGAACTAGGAGAAACTGAAGGCCAGAAGGTGGCTCGCTATGTCAGTGGGCTGAAGCCTTCCATTCAGGACAAAATTGGGTTACAAACTGTTCATACTATGGCAGAAGCTTCGTACTTAGCATTGAAGGCAGAGTTGTTAGAGAAGCCTTCacgagcttcttctttccagagataTAACTATCAAAGGAGCACAGATTTAGCAAACGCCTCGACTGACAAGGGTAAAACCACACTGCAGAAAACAGAAGGCGCTTTTAGGACTTCCAACCCTCCTTTTAAAGGGGCTGGCAGTTCTAGTGGTGCTCAAAACAGGGCCCCGAACCAGAGGCTTAATAATCCTTATGCTAGGCCTACAACAGAAATTTGTTATCGATGCAACAAGCCTGGTCATAGATCTAATGTATGCCCTGAGAGGAGAACTGCCCTTATAGATGATTATGataaggaagaaggagaagttGGAAGAGATGGCGATTATGATGGGGCTGAATTTGCGGAGGAGGAGTCCCCTGAAAAGGTTAATATTGTGCTGCAGCGAGTACTATTATGTCCTAAAGAGGAGGGGCAGCGACGCAATATTTTCAGGTCCCTTTGTTCCATTAATAACAAAGTGTGCAATTTAATTGTGGATAATGGAAGCTGCGAAAATTTTGTAGCCAAGAAACTGGTGGAGTATTTACAGTTACCTACGCAGCCTCATGAGGCACCTTATTCCCTCGGGTGGGTCAAGAAAGGTCCACAAGTTCGAGTTGTTGAATCCTGCAAAGTACCGGTATCCATTGgtaagcattataaagatgaagtTATGTGCGACattattgatatggatgcttgtcatatTTTGTTTGGACGACCTTGGCAATATGATGTGGATGTGACGTATAAAGGCAGGGATAATGTGATGTTGTTTATGTGGAAAGACCATAAAATTGCTATGGCTCCTGTGTGTCAATTTGAGAAATCTGGTGGAAAGAAAGGGGAGAGTTTTCTGACCTTGTCTAGCAGTGAATTTGAGATGGAGGAGGCCTTTAAAGAATCTGAGATTTTCTGTCCAGTGGTGATTAAGGGGTTGTTGGCTGCAGAAAATGAAGAGGTGGTGATTCCTAAGGAAGTGCAGAATATGTTGGGAGAGTTTGAAGAGTTGATCGCGGATGAGTTACCCAACGAGTTACCACCTATGAGAGACATTCAGCATCAGATTGATTTGGTGCCTGGAGCTAGCTTGCCCAATCTGCCACATTACCGAATGAGTCCCAAGGAGAATGAGATTCTGAGAGAACAGATTGAAGACTTGTTGAAGAAAGGGTTCATTCGAGAGAGTATGAGTCCTTGTGCAGTTCCCGTCCTCCTTGTTCCTAAGAAGGGCAAtcaatggcggatgtgtgttgatagcAGGGCCATTAATAAGATAACTGTGAAGTACAGGTTTCCTATTCCTCGTTTGGAAGACATGCTTGATGAGCTAGAGGGTTCCAAAGTGTTTACCAAGATAGACCTTCGTAGTGGATACCACCAGATTCGAATCAAGCCAGGAGATGAATGGAAGACAGCTTTTAAGAGCAAGGATGGCTTGTACGAGTGGATGGTTATGCCATTCGGATTGTCTAATGCACCCAGCACCTTTATGAGGCTTATGAACCAGGTTCTTCGTCCTTTTATTGGTTCCTTTGTAGTGGTGTATTTTGATGATATACTGATATATAGCAggaccaaagaagaacatcTTGTACACTTGAAGCAGGTTTTGGGAGCTTTACAGGAGAATAAACTGTACATCAACCTGAAAAAGTGTACATTCTGCACCAACAAGTTATTGTTTCTGGGAtttgtggttggagaagaaggcattCAGGTTGATGAAGAGAAGGTACAAGCTATAAGAGAGTGGCCAGCTCCAAAAACAGCTTCTGAGGTGCGGAGCTTTCATGGTTTAGCTACCTTCTACAGGAGGTTTGTGAAGAATTTCAGTACCATTACTGCCCCTATTACTGAATGTTTGAAGAAAGGCAAATTCCAGTGGGAAGAGGAACAAGAGAAGAGTTTTGCCTTGATCAAGGAAAAACTTTGTACTGCACCAGTTCTCGCTCTTCCTAATTTTGATAAGGTTTTTGAGGTTGAATGTGATGCTAGTGGCGTGGGAGTAGGTGCTGTATTGTCACAAGAAAAGAAACCAGTAGCATTCTTTAGTGAAAAGCTGAGTGAAGCTCATCAGAAGTGGAGTACTTATGATCAAGAATTTTATGCAGTGTTCCGAGCGTTGAGGCAATGA
- the LOC133713832 gene encoding uncharacterized protein LOC133713832 isoform X2, whose protein sequence is MVSRNSSCCSSPLRIQILLVLSLLFSPAVLAKSRRPISDIETRQKKTQCYADIDSGLWGWQCKSTMIAKENCVLKCLSPTCYELVYESDPLEEGEKDLLRGQEFKYCMHKLSLGENLEGIKGSFNY, encoded by the exons atgGTGAGCCGAAATTCCTCATGTTGTTCTTCTCCACTCAGAATCCAAATCCTCTTAGTATTGTCGTTGCTATTCTCTCCCGCAGTTCTCGCCAAGTCCCGTCGCCCAATCAGT GACATTGAGACAAGGCAGAAGAAGACCCAATGCTATGCTGATATTGACAG TGGCTTGTGGGGATGGCAATGCAAGTCAACTATGATAGCAAAGGAGAATTGTGTTTTGAAATGCCTCTCTCCAACTTGTTATGAGCTCGTCTATGAGAGCGATCCG CTTGAAGAAGGAGAGAAAGATCTTCTTAGAGGACAAGAGTTCAAGTACTGTATGCATAA GTTATCTTTGGGGGAGAACCTTGAGGGTATTAAGGGCTCCTTTAATTATTAA